A genomic window from Diorhabda sublineata isolate icDioSubl1.1 chromosome 8, icDioSubl1.1, whole genome shotgun sequence includes:
- the LOC130447653 gene encoding uncharacterized protein LOC130447653: MESLEYYKSLITENEVINALIKESKMREGEVEKSRIRPNLQFFQRTVSNLVSSNNRIAVNQEKIRAKEKVKDNICRRRKVVKRKKMHIDYIKEILNNPIEFVRSSNDKCTSFRNRDEKIVIASPSREQNKTIFGKKSRKKLHQKDSNRSTSYSPKPHKKYNSYSSSSSNSMCSSKFEKQSNSTSSCSGNNETKSFSKSKKQFNRLDNSVITLSSTSSGSGTDSESDNCIIIEDSS, encoded by the exons ATGGAAAGTTTGGAGTATTATAAATCCCTAATTACAGAAAA TGAAGTTATTAACGCTCTTATTAAAGAAAGTAAAATGAGAGAAGGAGAAGTAGAAAAATCGAGAATTAGACCGAATCTTCAATTCTTCCAACGCACAGTTTCAAATTTGGTTTCCTCTAATAATAG AATTGCAGTAAATCAAGAGAAGATTAGGGCGAAAGAAAAGGTGAAAGACAATATTTGTAGGCGTCGAAAAGtcgtaaaaaggaaaaaaatgcaCATTGATTACATTAAGGAAATTCTAAATAATCCAATAGAGTTTGTGAGATCCTCAAACGATAAATGTACAAGTTTTAGGAATAGGGATGAAAAAATAGTAATAGCAAG TCCTAGTAgggaacaaaataaaactatatttggCAAAAAAAGTCGTAAAAAACTTCATCAAAAAGATTCTAATCGAAGTACTAGTTATTCTCCAAAACCACATAAAAAGTACAATTCTTACAGTAGCAGTAGTTCTAATTCAATGTgttcatcaaaatttgaaaaacaaagtaattCCACATCATCTTGTAGTGGTAATAACGAGaccaaaagtttttcaaaatcgaaaaaacagTTTAATAGATTAGACAACAGTGTAATAACTCTATCTTCCACTAGTAGCGGTTCCGGTACTGATTCTGAATCAGATAATTGTATCATAATTGAAGACTCATCTTAG